A window of the Miscanthus floridulus cultivar M001 chromosome 14, ASM1932011v1, whole genome shotgun sequence genome harbors these coding sequences:
- the LOC136503621 gene encoding uncharacterized protein translates to MTENGLFAESISKAVTKNDAFTLDNYHFRTTDPSKVIKVGLLKIILSFLADPALDIPAEERHRMVSCLLNVTVQESDEPITMGYSVRLSSGEVVDMKSSRMLRWEREDSKLYMQSSDGEPSYKEKIEFATYFAEEISQGLLFEMADQIPSLAELFKFGSLLDFEDAAVGFLLKSKNLQVFPDDEHFLKSLMLDGSKNQ, encoded by the exons aTGACAGAAAATGGtctcttcgccgagt CTATATCCAAGGCAGTCACCAAGAATGATGCCTTCACCTTAGACAATTACCATTTCAGAACAACTGATCCAAGTAAGGTGATCAAGGTTGGTCTACTCAAAATAATTCTCTCATTCCTCGCTGATCCTGCTCTCGACATTCCTGCTGAAGAGAGGCACAGGATGGTTTCTTGCCTTCTGAATGTGACTGTCCAAGAGAGTGATGAACCAATCACGATGGGGTATAGTGTAAGATTGTCATCTGGAGAGGTTGTGGATATGAAGTCCAGCCGAATGCTTAGGTGGGAAAGGGAGGATTCCAAGCTGTACATGCAGAGTAGCGATGGCGAGCCCAGCTACAAAGAAAAGATTGAGTTTGCGACCTACTTTGCAGAGGAGATATCTCAAGGCCTGCTCTTTGAGATGGCGGATCAGATCCCTTCGCTCGCTGAGCTTTTTAAGTTTGGCAGCTTACTGGATTTCGAAGACGCTGCTGTTGGGTTCTTGCTGAAGTCAAAAAATCTGCAGGTGTTTCCTGATGATGAGCATTTCCTGAAGTCTTTAATGCTAG ATGGCAGCAAGAACCAATAG
- the LOC136503622 gene encoding putative transcription factor bHLH056: MEVQPTTSLRLLSPSPVALPPSEDDMAAWLYPIVSGQEHAVVAGHDDHQQPSDDAAGLAAVDDAPADHNRERPPNMEEKCHSGAEDSTENYYSCGSRKKETGGARRSHSHPEETHNLTEKRRRRKINEKLKTLRQLVPGCDDKSNEASTLDQTIQHIKSLQQQIQVQSLASTHALDDIKATIITLLIN; the protein is encoded by the exons ATGGAGGTGCAGCCAACAACAAGCCTCCGGTTGTTGTCGCCGTCGCCAGTCGCCCTGCCGCCTTCGGAGGACGACATGGCGGCGTGGCTATACCCGATTGTCAGCGGCCAAGAGCATGCTGTCGTCGCTGGCCATGACGACCACCAGCAGCCAAGCGACGACGCTGCCGGACTCGCGGCGGTGGATGATGCTCCGGCGGATCACAACAGGGAGAGGCCTCCAAACATGGAAGAGAAGTGCCACAGTGGCGCCGAG GATTCAACAGAAAACTACTACTCCTGTGGGAGCAGGAAGAAGGAGACAGGTGGAGCTAGGAGGTCTCATTCTCATCCTGAAGAAACACACAACCTGACAGAGAAG AGACGAAGGCGCAAGATAAACGAGAAGCTGAAGACCCTGCGACAGCTCGTTCCAGGGTGCGACGACAAG AGCAACGAAGCCTCAACTCTGGACCAGACCATCCAGCACATCAAGTCACTGCAGCAACAAATCCAGGTCCAAAGTCTAGCTAGCACGCATGCACTTGATGATATTAAAGCAACAATAATTACGCTTTTAATTAATTAA